AGCGACGCAGCAAGGAAGTCAAAACACGAGCGACCGAGACGCAGGCGATGCAAGTGTTGCATGATCTTTGTTTGATGGCGAAAGCTAACGGTGGTGTTGAGCCGGAAGAGCGTCTGGTGTTGGAGCAAGTTGCGAAGGTGTTAACCATTCCTAGTGCGTTTATTTGTCAAACTATTGAGCAGGCTAGCGACCTCGATTAGAGGCTTTGTCGGTTGTATAGATTAAAAATGTATATGTAAATACGTTTTTAGTATTTTTTCTTATATGTAATCAACCCTATACTTTATTTATTGATAACACTATGGCGCCGCAATTTTTGCGACAGGTAGTAAACCATGAGCATAGAGCTGGTTAGAGCATTGAAGGAAAATAAATCAGAACAAGAAACTGTTTTTCACAATGGTGCCGATTTGATTGGGCTTAATAAGCGGTTCCAAGACAGTAGGCCGAGTGAAATAATGCGTTTCACAATTGAAAATGCCGAGAATCCGGTCATTTTCACAAATTTTCGTCCGCTTGCTGTGGCCTTTTTGCATCTGGTGACCCAGCCGAAAAAGGATATTCCGGTGATCTGGGTAGATCATGGGTTCAATACTCCCGAAACGTACCGACATATTGAGCGTGTAGTTGAACGACTTGAGTTAAATCTACAGGTCTATTCCCCACGCATGTCGGCGGCGCATTACACTGCTGTTTATGGTCAAATTCCTCCGTTAGATACCCCTGAGCATGATCGTTTTTCTGAGATAGTAAAGCTAGAACCATTTAATCGTGCAATGAGCGAGTTGAAGCCGGATGTTTGGTTGAATGGGATTCGTCACGATCAGAATGCTCATCGCAAGAGTTTGAATGTTTTTACCTCGGGCAGTCATGGCACGGTTCGTGTCGCGCCGATGTTTCATTTGAGTGAGCTGGATGTCGAAGAGTATATTTATGATCGAGACTTGCCAGATAATCATGACTATTTTGATCCAACTAAAGGCGAAGAGCACCGAGAGTGCGGGTTGTTGCTGCAAAAATAAGCATTATTGATCGTTAAATATTAGCGTCGACGATAAATTACTCTTTGCTGCCATTGGGGGCAGGGTTTGGTAATATTGGCGCTATGCTAGATAATGATCAATTACTACACCTCCTAAACCGGCACTCGAGCAGCGGTGTGTCCGGTGCGATGCTGGGCGAAGTGCTGGGTGTATCTCGTGTTACGGTGCAAAAGCGAATTCAGGCCCTGGTCGACAACGGATTGCCGATTAAAGCCGTGCCTGGCGTGGGTTATATGCTGCCAGAAGGCGTTTCCATTCTGAATGAGCAAGATTTGCGAGCAAATCTTAATGTTGCTCAAGTCTCTGATATCTCCGTGCTGCAAAACGTGGGGTCGACCAATAGCTACCTATTAGGTCGGGCAATTCATCAGTCGCTAGGGTCGCTTTGTGTTACTGAATCTCAGGCTGCCGGTCGAGGTAGGCGCGGAAATGATTGGCAGTCTAAACCTTATCGAAATGTCATGATGTCACTCAGCTGGGGGTTCTCGCGTTGGCCTGAAACTATTACCGGCTTAGGGTTGGCTGTGGCATTGGTGGTTTGCGAGCATTTGCGCGAGCAGTTTGAGGTTGATGTTCATATAAAGTGGCCTAATGATTTATTGGTGAATGATCGTAAATTAGCGGGTGTGTTGATTGACGTGGCTGGCGAGGCGTCGAGTGCTTGCAATGTTGTGATTGGTTTGGGTTTAAATGTTCATCAGCCAGATTGGTCGACTGATGGCGCTTATGAGTGGCAAGATTTAGCAGGCCTTGGTGTTCAATGCGACCGCAATGTGTTGATTGCTGGATTGACCGATAAATTGGTGTCAATGTTGCAGGATTTTGAGCGCGATGGGTTTTCTCCGTTGATGCGGCGTTGGCATGCGCTGAGTACTTTTTCGGAGAGGCGCATTAAGGTGATTGGGGGTGACGGCATAAACGAGGGTGTAATGGCTGGCGTCGATTCCATGGGGGCTTTGTTGTTGAGAGGTGATGATGAGCAAATTCATCGTTTTACCGACAGTAATGTGAGTGTTCGCTTGGTATGAGATTATTCATTGATATTGGTAATACTCGTACTAAATGGCTTTTAATGGATGGCGATTTGCCGGTTCGGCGCGGTGCGATAGATAACTCTCAGGTAGATCAAATTGATCTGGGTTGTGGCAAAGCGGTTAGTCGTGCGTGGGCGTCTTGTGTGGCTCAAGAAGAGATATTTCAGCGATTGGCGAGTATCGTGGAGGCTGATTGTGGTGTGCGTTTAAATCGGGCTGCTGTTGAGTCGAGTGTGAATCACATGGTGAACGCATATTTAGCCTTAGATCGCTTAGGAGTGGATCGGTGGTTGGCCGCCCTAGGCGCGCGAGACTTGATTGCAGCGGGCGACCTGGTTGTGATTGATGCGGGTACGGCAGTGACTGTTGACTTGGTGTCGGCCAAGCACTGCTTCGAAGGCGGAGTTATTCTGCCTGGTGCTCGTATGATGCACGATGCATTGGTTGGGCGTACCGTTGGAATTATTTCTGAACGTAGCGAGGTGGATTCAGTCGTTGGTCGAACGACGCAAGAATGTGTTAATGCTGGCGCGCTATATGGGTTGGCTGGCGCGATCGAGCGGATTGTGCTCGAAATGCAAAAACGCTTGCTGCATACTGATAAGCTATCAGTCTTGTTGTGTGGTGGTGATGCTGAGCGCCTAGCTGCTGTGTTGCCTGATCATTACCGTGTTGAGTTGGATTTGGTTTTTTATGGCTTGCAGGTGATTGATCGAGCTAAGAGTTGATTGGGTTGGTGGATGAGAGAGTGTTGATGGTAGTCGAGTTGATTGAAGCGAGTTACAGTATGAGGATGGGGTCTAAATGAGATTTGTAGCATATGGTGTTGCGATATTGCTTTTGTCAAATGTCGCTATTTTTTTGTGGCCGGACCGTTCTGTTTCAGCGCCTCACGTGTTTTCTGAAAAAGAAGACGTTAATCCTCATTTCGTTCGATTGAATAAAGAAATTGAAGCGAAGTTTTTTAGTCAGGTTGCGATCGAGCCGGAACAATCTCCCTCGTCTGGCGGTTTGCAAATCTCGGCTATTTCAAAATCGGGACAAGCGTGCTACCGACTTGGGCCGTTTATGCACAAGGAGAACTACGAATTAGCGCAGGCGGTGTTACTAAATGCCAATTTAGAGTACCGCAAGTCGAAGCGGGTGAGTAAGTCCTCCGATGTGTATCGAGTTTTTCTTGGGCCTTTTGAAAGTCAGTCTCTCGTTGCGGATGCGCGCTTGGATCTGAAGCGGAAAAATGTGCTCGATCACTTTGTGCGCAAGCAAGGGGATGGTACGTATATAATTTCTCTTGGAATTTACAGTACGCTTGAGTCTGCCGAAATGGCCGTTAGTTTGTTTGATGGGACATTGACCGATGTGCAGAAGCAAAGTGAGACAGTCGTGTTGCCAGACAGCTATTGGCTGCATTTCTCTATGTCTGATCAAGAATCGGCGCGCTTGCAGTTGGGTGCAATGGATTGGGGTGAGCAGTCGGCAAAAATGGGCTTATACCCATGTAATGGGTAAGTTTTGGCGTGTTGTAAAATGCTAAAAATTTAATTCCACGTAAATTATTGTTTTTTTTTACGAGAACCGTTGTATTTAAGATAAACACGCCCTAAAATGCGCGACCTGAACGAGGTTATGCCTGCATAGCTCAGTAGGTAGAGCAACTGACTTGTAATCAGTAGGTCGTTGGTTCGATTCCGACTGCAGGCTCCATTTTCGTTTCTTTGTCATTAATTGTTTGATTGATGGCATAGGCGCGCAAATGGCGTGACTTTAGATTTGATTGGCGTGTTAGTTTTAATTCGCATCGATCAATCTAGTGTCGTTCAGATATTAATGTATGGTGGGGTGGCCGAGTGGTTAAAGGCGACGGACTGTAAATCCGTTCTCTCTGAGTACGCTGGTTCGAATCCAGCCCCCACCACCATTTTATTAGTCTTGATTTCGTCAGTGTGCGAGTAGCGTGCGGGTGTAGTTCAACGGTAGAACCTTAGCCTTCCAAGCTAATGGTGTGGGTTCGATTCCCATCACCCGCTCCAATCGTATGTCTGCATTTTATTTGGGTGGGCCTGGTTTAGGTTTGCCGCGAGGTTAGACCCTCTGATGTGGCGTCGCCATTGTTTGGTTGATGCGCTGTATTGCCCACGTAGCTCAGGGGTAGAGCACTCCCTTGGTAAGGGAGAGGCCATCGGTTCAATTCCGATCGTGGGCACCATTGAGGATGACTGTAATAAGGTTTTTGGCCGTAGATGCGAGTGTGTCTGCGGCATTGATTATTTAGCGGAATGCGTTTGTCATTAGTTTGTCATATGTATCTGCGATAAAGCGCGATTATCCATTGGGTAAGCCGCAAAATGATTACCGGCTAGTCCCGGTATCGTGTTTAGTTGGTAATTGTTTAACGAAAGAGTGAATAGATAGGTTAATACTATGTCTAAGGAAAAATTTGAAAGAACCAAACCGCACGTTAACGTCGGCACGATTGGTCACGTAGACCACGGCAAGACCACGTTGACGGCAGCGATCACAAAGTGTTTGTCAGAAGCATACGGTGGTACAGCGGTCGATTTCGCAAACATCGACAACGCTCCAGAAGAGCGTGAGCGCGGCATCACTATCTCGACAGCGCACGTAGAGTATGAGACGGAAAACCGTCACTATGCTCACGTAGACTGCCCGGGTCACGCGGACTATGTAAAGAACATGATTACTGGTGCAGCCCAAATGGATGGCGCTATTCTTGTTTGTTCAGCCGCTGATGGTCCAATGCCACAAACGCGTGAGCACATTTTGTTGGCACGTCAAGTTGGCGTTCCGTACATTGTTGTGTTCTTGAACAAAGCAGACATGGTTGACGACGAAGAGTTGTTGGAATTGGTTGAGATGGAAGTTCGTGAACTTCTTGATTCATACGAATTCCCAGGCGATGACACGCCAATCGTGATCGGTTCAGCATTGAAGGCGTTGGAAGGTGAAGCGCAGTACGTTGAGAAAATCATCGAGCTAGGCAAAGTATTGGATGAGTACATCCCTGAGCCAGAGCGCGCGATTGACGGTGCTTTCATTATGCCAGTAGAAGATGTGTTCTCGATCTCAGGTCGTGGAACGGTTGCGACGGGTCGTATTGAGCGTGGCATCATCAAGGTTGGTGAAGAAATTGAAATCGTTGGTATTCGCGATACTTCTAAGACAACGGTTACGGGTGTTGAGATGTTCCGTAAGTTGTTAGACGAAGGTCGTGCTGGCGATAACGTAGGTATCTTGTTGCGTGGAACTAAGCGTGAAGATATCGAGCGTGGTCAAGTATTGGCAAAGCCAGGTTCAATCAACCCACACACAAAGTTCGAAGCTGAAGTTTATGTGTTGAGTAAAGAAGAAGGCGGACGTCACACTCCATTCTTCAAAGGCTACCGTCCACAGTTCTACTTCCGTACAACTGACGTAACGGGTGCTTGTGAATTGCCAGATGGTGTTGAGATGGTTATGCCAGGCGACAACATCAAGATGCAAGTTGAGTTGATTGCTCCAATCGCGATGGAAGAAGGTCTTCGTTTTGCGATTCGTGAAGGTGGCCGTACTGTTGGTGCGGGCGTTGTAGCGAAGATTACTGACTAAGACAGTTTTGTCCGAGGTTGTTGATACTGAACCTGGCTGAATTCGTCATTTTGTTTATTGGTTAACGCTGGTAGGTGAGTGATTTAAGTTAGCAAGGTTTGGTATCGGCGCTAATGGTTCGGGCAAAATCTTAGGCGCGCTTGTTCTAGTGTTTTGATCTGTTTGATTGAATTGCTAGTTTAAAATGCTTACGCCGAGTAAGTGTTTAGATAATTGGGTGTGCAGGGCTAGATAATCTCGGTGTGCTAATGTATATTAGCGCACCTTTTTGCGTATATAGTGTCTGGGGATATCGGCTAATTAGCTGATTTTAAATCAAATTTTAGTTTAGGCCAGTAGCTCAATTGGCAGAGCGACGGTCTCCAAAACCGTAGGTTGGGGGTTCGATTCCCTCCTGGCCTGCCACTAACTAAGCGTTTTGATTTATTTCAGGCAGTGAAATGAATAAGTTTTCGCATTGAATTCGAAGCTTCGAATGTTTGTCGGGTTGAGTTTTTGCTGTTGTGGCGATGCTCAGGTGGTAGCGTTAGTCGATTTCGAACCAATCAATAAGAGAAAAGTTAATGATAGATAAAGTCAAAATAGTTGCTGCTGTTGCAATCGCCATCGCAGGCATTTATGGCTACTACCAGTTGCCTCAGTATATGGGGCAAGACGTATCGATTTTGTTGCGCGTTGGTCTGATGCTAGTTGCATTGATTGCCGCAGTCGGTGTGGCTATCAGTTCAGAGTACGGTGCTTCATTTGTTGGTTTTGCCAAGGGTGCGCGCACTGAGTTACGCAAAATGGTGTGGCCAAGTCGTCAAGAGACTACGCAAACCACCATAATCGTTCTAGTGCTTGTTGTACTGGTGGCCGTGTTCTTATGGCTGATCGATATGGCCGTATTTAAGATTATCTATGGTTGGCTTCTCGGTGTTGATGGCTAGTTATTTGTCGCAACCCTAATTAGAAGACCATACTCAGAATAAAGGTAAGTAATGTCAGACAATTCCATTATTGATCAAGACGTAGATAGTCAGGCAGAAGCCGATAGAAAGGCGGGTATGCACTGGTATGTCGTGCAAGCGTTCTCGAATTATGAGAAGCGCGTTAAATTGACGCTTGAAGAAAGTATTCATCGTCATGGTATGCAGGACTTATTTGGTGACATCTTAGTGCCGACCGAAGAGGTCGTTGAGATGAAAGCTGGTCAAAAACGGACTAGCGAACGAAAATTTTTCCCAGGTTATGTGTTGGTTCAGATGGTTATGAACGACGAAACATGGCACTTGGTTAAAAGCACTCCAAGGGTGTCAGGGTTTATTGGTGGCAAAGCCTCTGATCCGACCCCGTTGACGGATGCTGAGGCGATGGGTATTTTGCAGCAGGTGCAAGATGGTACAGACCAGCCTAGACATAAATTCTCATTTGAGCCAGGTGAAGTTGTTCGAGTGACCGAAGGGCCATTCGCTGACTTTAATGGTACCGTTGAGGATGTCAATTACGAGAAGTCCAAGTTGCGTGTTGCGGTATCTATTTTTGGTCGTTCCACTCCTGTTGAATTGGACTTTTCTCAAGTTGAAAAAGGATAGTTGAGCGCCTGCTAGCTCGCTGTTATTAGGCAAGAATTACGATAGTGAATGATGTGCGTTGTGGTCGTTTGGCTGCTGCGCATGGCATGTTTTTAAACGGGGAGCCATAGCGGCGTTTGTACCCAAACAAGAGCGCTTACTAGTAAGTGCTTCGGAGTATAAGATGGCTAAGAAAGTCGATGCTTTAATAAAGCTTCAGGTGCCCGCTGGTGGTGCCAATCCAAGTCCTCCTGTTGGTCCTGCATTGGGTCAGCACGGCGTAAATATTATGGAATTCTGTAAGGCGTTTAACGCTGCGACACAAGAAATGGAAAAGGGCCTCCCGGTTCCTGTTGTGATCACAGTATATAGCGATAAGAGTTTCACCTACATCATGAAGACGCCTCCGGCGGCCGTGTTGTTGAAGAAAGCTGCTGGCATTCAGAAAGGTTCAGGCGTGCCGCACACTGATAAAGTGGGCAAAGTGACACGCGCACAGCTAGAAGAGATTGCCACAGTCAAAATGGCAGACCTTAATGCATACGATCTAGATCAAGCAGTAAAAATTATTGCTGGTTCGGCGCGTAGCATGGGTATTGAGACGGAAGGAGTATAATTATGTCAAAACGTTATGCAGCGGTCGCTGAAAAAGTAGACCCAGAAGGCTTTTACTCTTTAGACGAAGTGTTTGCTATGGCTAAAGACTCCGCGTCAGCAAAATTTGATGAAGCGGTAGATGTAGCGATCAATCTCGGTGTTGATGCGCGTAAATCGGATCAAGCTGTTCGTGGTGCTACTGTGTTACCTAAGGGTACTGGTAAAACAGTTCGCGTCGCCGTTTTCACTGATGGTGATAATGTTGACAAGGCGATAGAAGCCGGAGCTGACATCGTCGGTATGGACGATCTTGCCGCTAAAGTTAAGCAAGGCGAGATTGACTTCGATATCGTGATTGCTAGCCCAGACGCTATGCGAGTAGTTGGTCAATTGGGTCAGATCTTAGGCCCTAAAGGGTTAATGCCAAATCCTAAGACCGGCACGGTTGCAGCGGATGTTGCGACAGCCGTGAAGAATGCTAAAGCAGGTCAAGTTCAGTATCGAATCGACAAGGCTGGCATCATTCATTGTACGGTTGGTAAGGCTTCTTTTTCGGCTGAAGACCTAAAAGAAAATTTCATTGCTCTTTTGACTGCGCTTAATCGATCTAAGCCAGCAACTGCAAAAGGGCAGTACTTTAAGCGTGTTTCTGTGTCCACCACTATGGGCCCAGGAATTCGTGTTGATCGTCAAACTTTGCCGCAGTTCTAAAGTAAAAGTTTAGCGATTGACAATGGGTGTTTGGCGACGATCTCGGTTGTCGTCAAACGTGTCAAAGACCGTAGGTGAGTTTGGGTTTATTAGTTTTAGCCTAAATGCTTAATGTCCTACGTAGATGGTGTCCCAGACAAGTTTTGTATTGTTGTTGCTTCGGCAGCAGTTTGTGAAACTGATTTAGGGTGCCAAAACTGGAGGTAGCTCTGATATGAGCCTAAATCTTGATCAAAAGAAACAGGTCGTTGAAGACGTCTCTGCCGTAGTTGGTAATGCACAAGCAACCGTTGTTGCTGAGTATCGTGGTATGACCGTGGAGCAAATGAAAGTTCTACGCCGCGAAGCTCATGAAAATAACGTGTACTTGAGAGTGGTGAAAAACACACTTTTACGTCGCGCTGTGCAAGGTACTGACCATTCATGCTTGGACGAATTACTTGTTGGTCCTTTGGCGTTTGCTGCATCGGAAGATCCGGTTGCTGTGGCCAAAATACTCGATAAGTATGCGAAACAGTATGACTCCTTACAGATTAAAGCCGGTTCTATGCAGGGCAAGCTTTTATCAGAAGGTGATATCAAAGCACTAGCACAACTTCCGAGTCGCGAAGAGTTGTTGGCGAAATTGTTGGGGACCATGCAAGCACCGGTCGCCAAGTTCGTTCAAACGCTCAACGAGATTCCAACCAAGTTTGCACGTGGTTTGGCTGCAGTAAGAGACGCGAAAGAAGCTGCGTAGATAATTTGCTGGGGAGTGCGCGTCACTCCTTGTCAGTATTTATTCGGATTTTAGACGATAGGTTTCAACCAGTTTTTACATTTTATTTGGACGAAAAGTCCTACTTTTGAGGTTTTACAAATGAGTAAACAAGATATCTTAGACGCGATTGCGTCAATGTCAGTACTTGAACTTTCTGAATTGATTTCGGAAATGGAAGAGAAATTCGGCGTTTCTGCAGCTGCGGCTGCTGTTGCGGTTGCAGCACCTGCTGGTGAAGCGGCTGCGGCAGAAGAAAAAGACGAATTTGACGTTGTTCTTGCAAGTTTCGGTGACAACAAAGTTGCTGTAATTAAAGCCGTTCGCGCAGCGACTGGCCTAGGCTTGAAAGAAGCGAAAGAAATGGTAGAAAGCGCTCCAGCAACGTTGAAAGAAGCGGTTGCTAAAGGCGAAGCTGAAGAGCTGAAGAAGACTCTTGAAGAAGCTGGTGCTTCTATTGAGTTGAAGTAAGGGATTGTTGTCTCTTGCTGGTCGCGCTGGGTTTGATGCCTGTCGCGACTACTTCTAAGCGAGAACTGCACTAGGGCTGACCGGAAAATTCCGGTCGGCCTTATCTCGCTTCTAGACGTCAAATAATATGACGTCTTATGTAAGTGCGATGTAATGAATTTTTCGGAGTAGGCAACGAACCTCGGCGAGTATGAACTAGCCAGTCGTTGATGCTCTCAGGCTTGTAAAAAACGAGGTTATCCATGGGCTACTCTTTTACTGAAAAGAAGCGTTTACGTAAGAGTTTTTCAAAGCGTCCTGAAGGCGTTTTACCAATTCCTTACTTACTACAGACTCAGCTTGAGTCATATCGGAAGTTTTTGCAAGCGGATGCTGATCCGGATGGACGTAATGAGAAAGGTCTACAAGCAGCTTTCCGATCAGTGTTTCCAATTGAAAGTTTTAATGGTAGCGCGGCACTGGAATTTGTGAGCTATCGCTTAGGCGTGCCACCTTTCGATGTTCGCGAGTGTCAGCAGCGTGGTTTGATCTTCGCGGCTCCTTTGCGTGTCAAGATGCGACTTGTTATTTATAACAAAGAAGAAGGGAAGTCTACTGGTGCTAAATCGGTAAAAGAAATCAAAGAGCAGGAAGTCTATTTAGGCGATATGCCGTTAATGACGGATAACGGCACCTTTGTAATAAACGGTACTGAGCGTGTAGTGGTTGCACAGTTACACCGTTCTCCTGGCGTATTCTTTGACCATGACCGAGGCAAAACTCACTCGTCAGGCAAGTTATTGTTTTCTTCTCGAATCATTCCTTACCGTGGTTCATGGTTGGATTTCGAGTTTGATCCTAAAGACTTGTTGTTTATTCGTATTGATAGACGCCGCAAGCTAGCCGCCACCATCTTGTTGAGAGCCTTGGGCTACACTACGCAAGAAATATTGGAAATGTTTTTCAATAACGACACTTTCAATTTGTCGGCTAAAGAGATTTCTATGGAGCTCGTGCCATCACGTTTACGTGGTGAGCAGTTGGCGTTCGATGTTACTAAAAAACGCGGCGGTGTGATCGTTGAAGCGGGTCGTCGTATCACCGCTCGTCATATTCGCGAAATGGAAGAAGCTAAGCTGACTTCTATTGTAGTGCCAACTGACTACTTGGTCGGACGCACCTTGGCGAAAGATATTGCTGACAAAGAAACTGGTGAATTATTGGCTGAAGCCAATCAAGTTGTTACCGAAGAGTTAGTTGAAGCCTTTATCGAGCAAGGAGTTAAGTCAATTGAGGTGATTTACACCAATGACTTAGACGAAGGCCCTTATGTGTCTGAAACGCTTCGTACTGACCCGACTAGCAACGAGCTTGAAGCTCAGGTCGAGATTTATCGCATGATGCGACCTGGTGAGCCGCCGACGAAAGAAGCGGCTCAAGGCCTATTCGCAAACATGTTTTTCAATCCGGACCGTTACGACCTATCTACCGTTGGTCGAATGAAGTTTAACCGTCGTTTGAACCGTGAGTCGGATACCGGCGAAGGTGTTTTGAGTAAGCAAGACATCATCGACGTAATGAAAACCTTGATCGATCTTAAGAACGGTCGTGGCGACATCGATGATATCGACAACCTTGGCAACCGACGCGTACGTTCCGTTGGGGAATTAGTTGAGAATCAATTCCGTGTTGGTTTAGTACGGGTAGAACGTGCGGTGCGAGAGCGTCTAACCTTGGCTGAAGCCGAAGGCCTGACACCGCAGGATCTGATCAATGCCAAGCCGGTTTCAGCGGTAGTTAAAGAGTTCTTCGGTTCAAGTCAGTTGTCGCAGTTTATGGACCAGACGAACCCCTTGTCAGAAGTGACTCACAAGCGACGTGTATCAGCTTTGGGCCCAGGTGGTTTGACTCGTGAGCGCGCTGGTTTTGAAGTGCGTGACGTACATCCTACTCACTACGGCCGTGTATGTCCGATTGAGACGCCAGAGGGACCCAATA
This sequence is a window from Arenicella xantha. Protein-coding genes within it:
- the tuf gene encoding elongation factor Tu, which translates into the protein MSKEKFERTKPHVNVGTIGHVDHGKTTLTAAITKCLSEAYGGTAVDFANIDNAPEERERGITISTAHVEYETENRHYAHVDCPGHADYVKNMITGAAQMDGAILVCSAADGPMPQTREHILLARQVGVPYIVVFLNKADMVDDEELLELVEMEVRELLDSYEFPGDDTPIVIGSALKALEGEAQYVEKIIELGKVLDEYIPEPERAIDGAFIMPVEDVFSISGRGTVATGRIERGIIKVGEEIEIVGIRDTSKTTVTGVEMFRKLLDEGRAGDNVGILLRGTKREDIERGQVLAKPGSINPHTKFEAEVYVLSKEEGGRHTPFFKGYRPQFYFRTTDVTGACELPDGVEMVMPGDNIKMQVELIAPIAMEEGLRFAIREGGRTVGAGVVAKITD
- a CDS encoding SPOR domain-containing protein, whose amino-acid sequence is MRFVAYGVAILLLSNVAIFLWPDRSVSAPHVFSEKEDVNPHFVRLNKEIEAKFFSQVAIEPEQSPSSGGLQISAISKSGQACYRLGPFMHKENYELAQAVLLNANLEYRKSKRVSKSSDVYRVFLGPFESQSLVADARLDLKRKNVLDHFVRKQGDGTYIISLGIYSTLESAEMAVSLFDGTLTDVQKQSETVVLPDSYWLHFSMSDQESARLQLGAMDWGEQSAKMGLYPCNG
- a CDS encoding biotin--[acetyl-CoA-carboxylase] ligase yields the protein MLDNDQLLHLLNRHSSSGVSGAMLGEVLGVSRVTVQKRIQALVDNGLPIKAVPGVGYMLPEGVSILNEQDLRANLNVAQVSDISVLQNVGSTNSYLLGRAIHQSLGSLCVTESQAAGRGRRGNDWQSKPYRNVMMSLSWGFSRWPETITGLGLAVALVVCEHLREQFEVDVHIKWPNDLLVNDRKLAGVLIDVAGEASSACNVVIGLGLNVHQPDWSTDGAYEWQDLAGLGVQCDRNVLIAGLTDKLVSMLQDFERDGFSPLMRRWHALSTFSERRIKVIGGDGINEGVMAGVDSMGALLLRGDDEQIHRFTDSNVSVRLV
- the nusG gene encoding transcription termination/antitermination protein NusG; this encodes MHWYVVQAFSNYEKRVKLTLEESIHRHGMQDLFGDILVPTEEVVEMKAGQKRTSERKFFPGYVLVQMVMNDETWHLVKSTPRVSGFIGGKASDPTPLTDAEAMGILQQVQDGTDQPRHKFSFEPGEVVRVTEGPFADFNGTVEDVNYEKSKLRVAVSIFGRSTPVELDFSQVEKG
- the rplJ gene encoding 50S ribosomal protein L10, with the protein product MSLNLDQKKQVVEDVSAVVGNAQATVVAEYRGMTVEQMKVLRREAHENNVYLRVVKNTLLRRAVQGTDHSCLDELLVGPLAFAASEDPVAVAKILDKYAKQYDSLQIKAGSMQGKLLSEGDIKALAQLPSREELLAKLLGTMQAPVAKFVQTLNEIPTKFARGLAAVRDAKEAA
- the rplA gene encoding 50S ribosomal protein L1 encodes the protein MSKRYAAVAEKVDPEGFYSLDEVFAMAKDSASAKFDEAVDVAINLGVDARKSDQAVRGATVLPKGTGKTVRVAVFTDGDNVDKAIEAGADIVGMDDLAAKVKQGEIDFDIVIASPDAMRVVGQLGQILGPKGLMPNPKTGTVAADVATAVKNAKAGQVQYRIDKAGIIHCTVGKASFSAEDLKENFIALLTALNRSKPATAKGQYFKRVSVSTTMGPGIRVDRQTLPQF
- the rplK gene encoding 50S ribosomal protein L11; the encoded protein is MAKKVDALIKLQVPAGGANPSPPVGPALGQHGVNIMEFCKAFNAATQEMEKGLPVPVVITVYSDKSFTYIMKTPPAAVLLKKAAGIQKGSGVPHTDKVGKVTRAQLEEIATVKMADLNAYDLDQAVKIIAGSARSMGIETEGV
- a CDS encoding type III pantothenate kinase, giving the protein MRLFIDIGNTRTKWLLMDGDLPVRRGAIDNSQVDQIDLGCGKAVSRAWASCVAQEEIFQRLASIVEADCGVRLNRAAVESSVNHMVNAYLALDRLGVDRWLAALGARDLIAAGDLVVIDAGTAVTVDLVSAKHCFEGGVILPGARMMHDALVGRTVGIISERSEVDSVVGRTTQECVNAGALYGLAGAIERIVLEMQKRLLHTDKLSVLLCGGDAERLAAVLPDHYRVELDLVFYGLQVIDRAKS
- a CDS encoding phosphoadenosine phosphosulfate reductase family protein gives rise to the protein MSIELVRALKENKSEQETVFHNGADLIGLNKRFQDSRPSEIMRFTIENAENPVIFTNFRPLAVAFLHLVTQPKKDIPVIWVDHGFNTPETYRHIERVVERLELNLQVYSPRMSAAHYTAVYGQIPPLDTPEHDRFSEIVKLEPFNRAMSELKPDVWLNGIRHDQNAHRKSLNVFTSGSHGTVRVAPMFHLSELDVEEYIYDRDLPDNHDYFDPTKGEEHRECGLLLQK
- the rplL gene encoding 50S ribosomal protein L7/L12 yields the protein MSKQDILDAIASMSVLELSELISEMEEKFGVSAAAAAVAVAAPAGEAAAAEEKDEFDVVLASFGDNKVAVIKAVRAATGLGLKEAKEMVESAPATLKEAVAKGEAEELKKTLEEAGASIELK
- the secE gene encoding preprotein translocase subunit SecE, which encodes MIDKVKIVAAVAIAIAGIYGYYQLPQYMGQDVSILLRVGLMLVALIAAVGVAISSEYGASFVGFAKGARTELRKMVWPSRQETTQTTIIVLVLVVLVAVFLWLIDMAVFKIIYGWLLGVDG